The Methanosarcina barkeri str. Wiesmoor DNA segment ACCTAGATTACTATCTTAACTTCCTATTTTTTAGGCGCATATCTACTATAATGTATATCTGTGAGGTCAGACGATTGCGATTTAAAACTATTGCCTTGAGTCTGATACTTAAGTTTAAGCGCATTTATCGATGCCAAGCGATATTTATGCGCTTAAAAATGCGGAACTAAAATTACTATACTTTTTATGTTAATGATAGATTGTAATCAAGTTGTTGTGGATGACTGTGGTTCGTTACCAATCATGTAAAACCGACTTTTATTTTGACATGTTGTTTCTTGAGCTTGGATCCTAGATTCGGCAAGTCGACATTCATTTTCGATAATTTTTGTTGATGGCTATTTTGAAATGATGATTCCTTATTGCGTGCAGTTATGAGGTTTACATATGATCCGAAAATAATCTCTCATACCAAACTTTAACAGAAAAATGATTTAGTGTTTATATGTATTGTGGGAGTTGAGCCACACTGTAACCAGCTTTAAATCTAATGTGTATTTATCAAATGTCCAAAAAACGATATCAGGAATAATATTCAAATTCCTTATGTCAACCTGCCGAATCCAGGTTGGATGCATTACACTTGTTATTTCATCATTGGTTACTTTTGGAAAGGGACATTATGTTATTTGCCTTGGCTTTTGCCAGAGTTTACAAGGCACTTACAAAATAGAGTAAAACATGCTTTCAACAAAAACCGGCATGATGTCGAATTAATTAGCAATATGACGATACATTTATATTGCTAATACTACTACCTTGTATTACAAGATAGATATTGTATCTTGTAATACAAGGTAGTGTGCGAAAAGAGGTGCAACGTATATTGATACCGTCGCAAATGCTCAAAGGAATATTGGAAAACTGTATATTAAAAGTAATCAGCGGTGACGAAACTTACGGATATGAAATTTCACAGCAATTGCAGAAATATGGTTTTTCAGATATTTCAGAAGGCACGATTTATCCGCTCCTGCTCCGCCTTGAAAAGAACAATCTCATAAAGGCAAAATATCGTGAGTCGGCTCTCGGACCAAAACGCAAGTATTTTTCCATCACACCGGCCGGGGAAAAAGAATTGGAGGCATTCATAAATAATTGGCAAGAGCTCAATCATGCTGTAAATCAATTATTTCATATTGGGGAATGATGATGAAGACTGAGACAAAAATACTGAATCAAGAAAATAATGAGCTGGATAAGCGGTTAACCGAAAAAAATAACGTTATCATGACTGATATGGTATGCTACCTGCGCCTGGCAAACATTTCAGAGCATGATCAGGAAGTCGTAAGGCAGGATTTGCTACAAATGGTCCTATCCGCGCAAGAACGTGGTGAAGATATTAAAACGTTGATCAGTGAAGATTATAAATCCTTCTGTGATGAGGTGATAGCCGCATTACCACAGAAAAATCATAAAGAGAGAGTCCTGGATCTTATTGATACACTTCTTTTGTCCACATCCATTCTTGGAGTAATCCATATTGTCATTTCCAAAGAAACGATGGAATTAATTTATAATGCAGTAACAGGTCAACAGTTGAATTTTCATATTTCTATTTCCGTTGGTGATTTATTATCCTATGTTATTATCATTGCAACTGGTTTTCTTATTGTTCATGTTATTGGCAAAAATTTACTAAAGCCAGAAAAAAAGCATAATCAAAGTAAGATAAAAAAGTTCATAATATGTGGAGCTATAAGCGGAGGTCTAATGGCTGTCTTTTTGATTATTGCATGGGTTGGCAGGCAAACACTTTTTACAGTTAATATATTTGCTGCATGTGTATTTATCTTAGGGCTATATATTGCGCATAAACTTCTTCAAGAACTCATCATAACGTAAAGCAATTTATGGTTGAGCTTAACATGATGAGAAAGTGGTGAATGGCAGCTTACCGCTTTTTTGCATACATACCTCCCATGTTATTGCTTTCTTCATCGATGAAGGGCTCATCGTTATTCTCGCAACGCCAAACACAACTAAAAAAGTTGTTCCCAAAAATATTTAATAAACCAATAAACTATATGTGCAAATAAACTATATGTGCAAAAATATATTTGTCTAATTGGTAGTTCATTATCTCATTTGCTTTCATTCACTTTCGCTTTCGTTATTACTTTGACTCATTCTTTCACGCCTGTACTTTTCCCGGATTTTCTCGATCATTTCTTCATTAGCTTCAATAACAAAAGCACCTACATACCCGCATTTTTTGCAGTGGTAAACCGAACCTGCATAACCGCCAACTTCATAATATAAATCTGCATTTCCGCAGACAGGGCAAACTTCTATGAGTTTTTCCTGGTCCAGAGCAATTCCTCCTTCAAAATGGCTTTCAATATCGAATTGTTAAATATATATAAGAAGGATGATTTTAATAAAGATGTTGTATCTGCTAATCAATATCTATAGGTATGGTATTAGCCAGTATTTATGGAATCCTTATACAGACATTATCCCACATCTGAGGAACCTGAGATACCCGAAATTCCCAATAAAATCCCAATTTTATTTTCTTAATTATATTAACAGAATAATTCAAGGCCTACAGTGAGTAAAAAATGACTAAAATGATGACCCCTGCAATGTGCCAGTACTATGAAGCCAAGCAGGCATATCCTGACACTCTGATCTTCTTCCGCATGGGAGACTTTTACGAATCTTTCGGAGAAGACGCAAAAACTATTGCAAAAGAACTCGAGATCACGCTTACAGCCCGAGGAAAGGACAAATCAGGAGAGAGAATGCCGCTTGCAGGAATACCTTACCATGCAATTGACACCTATCTGCCGAGGCTTATAAATAAAGGGTATAAAGTGGCAATTTGCGAACAGCTTGAAGACCCGAAAAAGGCAAAGGGAATTGTAAAAAGAGGGGTTGTCAGGGTTGTCACTCCAGGTACGGCAATTGACTCTTCCATGTTTTCAGATGCCTCAAACAATTACCTCATGGCAGTTGCTGGGAGAGAAATTGGAAAGCCTGGAAAGAATGCCGAAAACGAATTCGAAATTGGGGTGTCGTTTCTCGATATTTCTACAGGTGAATTCCTTACAACGCAATTCAGGGACTCGGAAAATTTTGAAAAGCTTCTAAGCGAGCTCGCTCGCATGCGGCCGTCAGAATGCATTCTTCCTTCATCTCTGTATGAAAATCCCGCACTTGCCGAGCGGCTGAGAGCCCAAACTATTGTGCAGGAATTTGCCCCCGATATTTCAGGAGCAAAGGAAGCTGGAGAAAGGTTGAAAAACCATTTCAGGGTTGCAACCCTTGAAGGCATGGGCTGTGAGAACCTGGATTTTGCAGTGTATTCGGCCTGGGCTGCCCTGGAATATGCACAGACTACACAGATGCGGGAGCTTACCCATATTAATACCCTGAGAACCTACTCAAATTCCGAATTTATGATCCTTGATTCCGTAACTCTGCGGAATCTCGAAATTGTTAAAAACGTGCGAGATGAAGGGGACGAAAATTCTCTTTACCGCATTCTGAATCATACGAAAACGCCAATGGGAAGCCGTGCCCTGAAAAAGTGGCTTTTGAAACCTTTGCTTTCCGTAGAAAAAATCAACTATCGACTCGATGCTGTTGAAGAACTGACAGCAAAGCCTCTGCTCCGTTACGATCTCCGGAACTGGCTTTCAGATGTCAGGGATATAGAACGCCTCGTAGGCAGGGTAGTCTATGGGAACTCAAACGCAAGAGACCTTGTAGCCCTGAAAAAATCCCTTGAAGCTCTGCCTCCTGTCCGGGATTCCCTTCTAGAAAACATTGAATCCACAATTTTAAATGATATTGCAGTCGGACTTGCATCGTTTTCCGAACTTGAAAATCTGGCTGAAATGATAGATAGAGCAATCGTTGATGAGCCTCCAATCTCAGTTCGGGAAGGAGGCATGATAAAGTCTGGATATAATGCAGAACTCGATGAACTCAAGGATATTGCAAGCAACAGCAGGCAGTGGATTGCAAATTTTCAGCAGAAGGAAAGAGAAAGAAGCGGCATAAAGTCCCTGAAAGTGGGATATAATAAGATTTTTGGGTATTACATAGAAGTAACAAATGCCAACAGCAGCCAGGTGCCTGAGGATTATATCAGAAAGCAAACCATGGCAAATGCCGAGCGCTTTTTTACCCCTGAACTCAAGGAAAAAGAGAGCCTTATCCTGACAGCCAATGAAAAAGCTATAGCTCTCGAGTATGAAATCTTTACAGAAATTTTGCAGACCCTTTCAGCCCATTCAAGAGAACTTCAGGAAACCGCCGAAAGAATAGGCACGCTTGATGTCCTTACAGACCTGGCTGAAGTAGCAGAAAATAACAATTATATCAGGCCCCAGCTTACAGACGACTGCAAGATTCTTATCCGGGACGGGAGGCATCCGGTAGTTGAAAACACCGTACATGGCGGCTTTGTCCCGAACGATACCGAAATGGACTGCAAGGAAAATCAGTTTTTGCTGGTAACAGGCCCGAATATGGCAGGTAAGTCCACTTACATGCGTCAGACTGCCCTTATAGCTATTATGGCTCAGGTAGGTTCTTTTGTTCCTGCATCCTATGCTTCAATAGGGATTATTGATCAGGTCTTTACAAGAATTGGGGCATTTGACGACCTTGCAAGTGGGCAGAGTACCTTTATGGTAGAAATGGTTGAGCTTGCCAATATCCTGAATAATGCAAGCCCGAGAAGTCTTGTGCTTCTTGATGAGATCGGCAGGGGAACAAGTACCTATGATGGGTACAGCATTGCAAAAGCTGTTGTGGAATTCCTGCATAACAGGGGGAAAGTAGGAGTAAGGGCTCTATTTGCAACTCATTACCACCAGCTCACAGCCCTTGAAGAGAAATTAAAAAGAGTCAAAAATTATCATGTTGCGGTAAAAGAAGAAGGTCATGAGTTAGTTTTCCTGCGAAAGATCGTGCCGGGTGCAACAGACAGGAGTTATGGAATCCAGGTTGCAAGGCTTGCAGGCGTTCCGGAAAAGGTAATTGAAAGGGCAAATGAGATTCTTAAGGAACTCGAAAGAGAGAACGTGCTCGAAGAGGTTGAAGACAGCAAGAACGGAAAAAAGAGAAAAAGTAAGGCTACAGCGCGTTATACCCAGATGATGCTGTTTGACCCTGGAGACAGCGGTGGAAATACAGCAAAGGTAAACAGACCCAGCCCTGTAGAAACAGTTCTTAAAAAACTGAATGTGGACGAAATGACACCAATAGAAGCCCTGAACAAGCTTCATGAGCTCAAAAGGCTGCTGAATTGATTGGACTAAGGGTCGATTAAAGGTCGATTAAAGTATTTCCAATGAAAGTTTTTCTGGTCTGGACGGAGTAAAGGAATGATGGAAGAACATATTGAAGGGAAGAAAGAAGCTAAGGGAAATAAAATTCGGCTCCTTGATAAGGATACGATAAACAAAATAGCGGCCGGAGAGGTAATTGAACGCCCTGCATCCGTAGTAAAAGAGCTGATAGACAACTCAATCGATGCAGGAGCTACGGACATCCGCATCGAAGTCGAAAAGGGTGGAAAACGCTCCATTCTTGTCCGGGACAACGGATGTGGAATGGACAGAGAAGATGCCCTGCTTGCATATAAAAAGCATGCAACTAGCAAGCTCACAAGGATTGAAGATCTTAATACTATTTCTACAATGGGTTTCAGGGGAGAGGCTCTTTCGTCTATCACAGCGGTTGCAAAGGTGGAGATTCTTACCAGGCCCCCAGAAGAAATTACAGGTACCAGGATAGTGATCCATGGGGGAAAAGTTCTGGAAACTTCAGCTGCAGGCACGACTCCGGGTACGTCTGTGAATGTAAAAGACCTGTTTTACAACATCCCGGCAAGGCAGAAATACCTCAAAAGCGACCGTACCGAGCTTGCCCATATTACAGATACGGTAATGCAGCTTGCTCTGGCAAATCCGCATATTTCCTTTACTCTGCTCAGTGAAGAAAAGCCAGTCATAAGAAATGCAGGCTCAAGCGAGTCTTTCAAAAGTATTGTAAATCTTCTGGGCCCGGATACGGCTCGTTCAATGCTTCCCCTGGAGTACAGGACCGAAGATTTTGAAATTTTTGGATACATCTCAAAGCCTGAAACCACTCGACGAGAAAGCGACCAGATTTTCCTGTTCGTAAATACTCGCCCGGTAACCTCAAGGTCCATTAATAAAGCTATTCGCGAAGGATATTATACCAAAATTCCGAAAGAGCGCTATCCTGTAGCAGTGCTCTCTCTTATTGTCAATCCCGGGGAAGTGGACGTTAATGTACATCCCCGAAAAGCTGAGGTTCGTTTCAGCCGGGAGAAAGAGCTTGGGGATGCGGTCACATCTGCAATAGAAAAAGTACTCTCCGAAAATGCTCTGGCTCCTGAAATTCGGGAAAAAAGAGACCGAGTTTTTCAGAAAACCTTCGATGTTTCAGGTTCTCCAGGTAGATTACAGGTCTCTGAAGCTGCGGAAATTTTTGGAAGGAAAGAGATTGGAAAGGATACCAGGATTCCGAAGACCGGAATTCTGGAAACTGGACTTCCTGAAAGAAGCAAAGTTATGAGAAATAAGGCTGAGACCTATGTTTATCCGGTAAAAGATACCGAAAGGAGGCTAAAACGTTCCGAGCGCCTTCTGGACTTTACCACAGAGGGAGAAACGCAGGAAACAGGTGATAAAAAGCTGGATAATAAAATCGAGCAGGAAAGAGAGAAAGAAGGAGAACGTAAAAAGAGAATAACAGGTATTCAAGAGAATGGAATTGAAAAAGCAGGCTCGGAAGAACAGAAATTTGAGGGTATAAATGCCGAAAAGATGCAAAAGTCTATACAAAAACCGAATACGGATTCTTTCGAAAACTTGAGGATTATCGGGCAGGTATCTAAGCTGTATATCCTTGCCGAAAGGGGAGAAGACCTTGTGCTTATCGACCAGCATGCTGCTCATGAGAGAATTCTTTACGAGCAGGTTTTAAAAATGAAAAAGTCCAGGGTGCAGGAGTTGATCACACCTGTAACCATAGACCTTACACCTAAAGAAAAAGTGCTTATGGAAGAGTATATTCCTTATCTGGAAGATTTCGGTTTCGGGATTTCAGAATTTGGGGACAATACATACGTAGTCACCTTCGTACCTGAGGTATTCGGACGGCTTGAAGACCCCGAGGTTATCCACGACATAGTTTCGGACCTTTTAGCTTCAGGAAAAGTTAAAAAAGATACAGGAATCTCGGAAAAGATCTGCAAGACCCTCGCATGCAGAGCTGCAATCAAAGGTGGAGCTGCCTGCAGCCCCAGACAGATGGAAGAGCTAATAGAGCAGCTTAAGAAAGCTGAAAATCCTTACTCCTGTCCACATGGCAGGCCCACTGTGATCACATTTACGAAAGGGGAACTAGACCGCATGTTTGCAAGAATCCAATAAAAAGGGCTGTAACCTGAAAAAATAGCAATCAGATTTTTATTTATCTATAGAAGTTTAATATTTCCTGGACTTTAATTTTCCCCGGATTTCCCAGAATAAAGTCCGATAGTGTCTTCCCTCTTTTTCCCTATTATTAAGTGGAATGCGTATGTACTCCAAAGAGAAGTTTGTTTCAGCGAAGTTAGAAAATGCAGTTGGGAAACCAAAATATGAGGATTATATGGAAATATTATGGAGATACATAATTGGCATGTCCATAATCAATCGATATATTTCTATATTGAAAGATCATCCTTAGTTTCCTATACATTTATATAATAGAACTTAAGATGTAGTAGTGTGCCAGGCAAGTGCCGGCATCTGAAACAGGCATCATTCCTAAGGCTATTTTTCACACACCAACCCCAACACCCCCCAAGAAGGAACGAAACCCCCAATCGTTCTAGACTCCAGGATAAAACCCCATTTCCAAAACAAATCCCCACTTCTGGAATGATGCCACCTCTTTTCTATCTTTTTTTATACTTTTGATGTCAGTTACTTTTATCTATTCAGTAAAACCAGAAAATAAGGCAAAGCTTATCCAAAACCAATCGGGTTTTTTCCGATTTACATATCAATACATTTATAATAAAAAACCTCCGAGTATTCTTCCATGATAGATCCTGTTAACAATTTCAAGATCCCTGAAGACTGGATTGCCCGCACAGGGCTTCCCAGGGAAGAACTTGAAACAAAAGTAGCATCCGGGATGCTTGTGGTCCTGAGTGACGGGTCTATCCTCAAACGAGGATACACTACAGGAACCACAGCAAGTGCTGCTGCAAAAGCCGCAGTCCTTTCCCTTAAGAAAACGGTTGATAACGTATCCGTCCCGACGCCTGTGGGACTGAGAGCCCGGCTTGAGGTCAGTGAAGCCTCGCAGGGACGCGCAGTTGTGAAAAAGATCCAAAACGACCACGAATCCGATATTACCCGGGGGCTTGATTTTGTGGGAGAAGCCAGGGAAGCTGAGGGAATCCGAGTTTTAGGAGGAAAAGGCATAGGAATTGTCAGAAGGGACGGGTTACAGGTTCCGAAAGGCCAGCCAGCTATTAATCCGAAACCAATGGAACAAATAAAGGCCGCAGTGCAGGAAGCTGTAGAAGAACTGAGCCTGAGAGGAGCCGAGGTTACAATATCAATTCCAGATGGAGAGAGGATCGGAAAAGAAACCCTGAACAGCAGGATAGGAGTTGAAGGCGGAATTTCTGTGCTTGGGAGCACGGGTTTTGTTGAGCCCTGGAACGACCATCTGGGTGAGACAAGAGGGGACCTTATCCGCTGCACGGACAAAGTAGTCCTAACTACAGGCCGTATAGGAATGCGTTATTCACATATGCTTTTTCCCGATTATACAATTGTTATGATCGGAAGCAGAATTTCAGAAGGACTGGATTATGCTTCAGGCGATGTAGTTATCTGTGGGCTTCCTGGTCTTGTTCTCAAATGGGGAAACCCGGATATGCTTAAAGACGGTGAATATGCAACAGTTGTCGAGATGCTTGAAAAAGATCCTGAACATCCTCGTCTAAAAGAAGCTTTTGAAATGGCAATCGAGAAAGGTAAAGGTGCAAGAATTGTAGTAATCGACAGGGATGGTTCTGTCTTGATGGACAGTAAGAATGAGAGTTAATTACAGGTTTAATTTACAGGAAAAGGGGAAGAAAAATAATGATCGTTGTAGGAGTCGGGGTCGGGCCCGGAATGCTCACGGAAGAAGGAATAAAGGCTATAAAGAAAGCTTCTGTGGTTTATGGTGCAAAAAGAGCCATTGAGATTGCCCAGGAATATATTACATGTGAAGCAAAACCGATCAAGGACTATAAATCACTTCATCTCTTGCCAGCCGATGCAGTCATCCTGTCTACAGGCGATCCCATGTTTTCAGGGCTCGGGAAATTCGCAAGGGAGAAAGACACAGTTATACCTGGGATTTCTTCAATGCAGGTGGCCTGTGCGCGTACAAAAGTGAACCTGACCAACCTCTGCGCAATCACAGCCCACGGCAGGGACTCAGAACCTGCAAAAGCCGAGTTGATCCGGGAGTTAAGGAATGGAAGAAATATCTTCCTGCTGCCGGAAGAAAACTTTGG contains these protein-coding regions:
- a CDS encoding PadR family transcriptional regulator, with protein sequence MLKGILENCILKVISGDETYGYEISQQLQKYGFSDISEGTIYPLLLRLEKNNLIKAKYRESALGPKRKYFSITPAGEKELEAFINNWQELNHAVNQLFHIGE
- the mutS gene encoding DNA mismatch repair protein MutS, whose protein sequence is MTKMMTPAMCQYYEAKQAYPDTLIFFRMGDFYESFGEDAKTIAKELEITLTARGKDKSGERMPLAGIPYHAIDTYLPRLINKGYKVAICEQLEDPKKAKGIVKRGVVRVVTPGTAIDSSMFSDASNNYLMAVAGREIGKPGKNAENEFEIGVSFLDISTGEFLTTQFRDSENFEKLLSELARMRPSECILPSSLYENPALAERLRAQTIVQEFAPDISGAKEAGERLKNHFRVATLEGMGCENLDFAVYSAWAALEYAQTTQMRELTHINTLRTYSNSEFMILDSVTLRNLEIVKNVRDEGDENSLYRILNHTKTPMGSRALKKWLLKPLLSVEKINYRLDAVEELTAKPLLRYDLRNWLSDVRDIERLVGRVVYGNSNARDLVALKKSLEALPPVRDSLLENIESTILNDIAVGLASFSELENLAEMIDRAIVDEPPISVREGGMIKSGYNAELDELKDIASNSRQWIANFQQKERERSGIKSLKVGYNKIFGYYIEVTNANSSQVPEDYIRKQTMANAERFFTPELKEKESLILTANEKAIALEYEIFTEILQTLSAHSRELQETAERIGTLDVLTDLAEVAENNNYIRPQLTDDCKILIRDGRHPVVENTVHGGFVPNDTEMDCKENQFLLVTGPNMAGKSTYMRQTALIAIMAQVGSFVPASYASIGIIDQVFTRIGAFDDLASGQSTFMVEMVELANILNNASPRSLVLLDEIGRGTSTYDGYSIAKAVVEFLHNRGKVGVRALFATHYHQLTALEEKLKRVKNYHVAVKEEGHELVFLRKIVPGATDRSYGIQVARLAGVPEKVIERANEILKELERENVLEEVEDSKNGKKRKSKATARYTQMMLFDPGDSGGNTAKVNRPSPVETVLKKLNVDEMTPIEALNKLHELKRLLN
- the mutL gene encoding DNA mismatch repair endonuclease MutL, coding for MMEEHIEGKKEAKGNKIRLLDKDTINKIAAGEVIERPASVVKELIDNSIDAGATDIRIEVEKGGKRSILVRDNGCGMDREDALLAYKKHATSKLTRIEDLNTISTMGFRGEALSSITAVAKVEILTRPPEEITGTRIVIHGGKVLETSAAGTTPGTSVNVKDLFYNIPARQKYLKSDRTELAHITDTVMQLALANPHISFTLLSEEKPVIRNAGSSESFKSIVNLLGPDTARSMLPLEYRTEDFEIFGYISKPETTRRESDQIFLFVNTRPVTSRSINKAIREGYYTKIPKERYPVAVLSLIVNPGEVDVNVHPRKAEVRFSREKELGDAVTSAIEKVLSENALAPEIREKRDRVFQKTFDVSGSPGRLQVSEAAEIFGRKEIGKDTRIPKTGILETGLPERSKVMRNKAETYVYPVKDTERRLKRSERLLDFTTEGETQETGDKKLDNKIEQEREKEGERKKRITGIQENGIEKAGSEEQKFEGINAEKMQKSIQKPNTDSFENLRIIGQVSKLYILAERGEDLVLIDQHAAHERILYEQVLKMKKSRVQELITPVTIDLTPKEKVLMEEYIPYLEDFGFGISEFGDNTYVVTFVPEVFGRLEDPEVIHDIVSDLLASGKVKKDTGISEKICKTLACRAAIKGGAACSPRQMEELIEQLKKAENPYSCPHGRPTVITFTKGELDRMFARIQ
- a CDS encoding cobalt-precorrin-5B (C(1))-methyltransferase produces the protein MIDPVNNFKIPEDWIARTGLPREELETKVASGMLVVLSDGSILKRGYTTGTTASAAAKAAVLSLKKTVDNVSVPTPVGLRARLEVSEASQGRAVVKKIQNDHESDITRGLDFVGEAREAEGIRVLGGKGIGIVRRDGLQVPKGQPAINPKPMEQIKAAVQEAVEELSLRGAEVTISIPDGERIGKETLNSRIGVEGGISVLGSTGFVEPWNDHLGETRGDLIRCTDKVVLTTGRIGMRYSHMLFPDYTIVMIGSRISEGLDYASGDVVICGLPGLVLKWGNPDMLKDGEYATVVEMLEKDPEHPRLKEAFEMAIEKGKGARIVVIDRDGSVLMDSKNES
- a CDS encoding cobalt-precorrin-7 (C(5))-methyltransferase is translated as MIVVGVGVGPGMLTEEGIKAIKKASVVYGAKRAIEIAQEYITCEAKPIKDYKSLHLLPADAVILSTGDPMFSGLGKFAREKDTVIPGISSMQVACARTKVNLTNLCAITAHGRDSEPAKAELIRELRNGRNIFLLPEENFGSLEVAEILKELGIEAELYTCENLGYPEERIAKGTPENPPVPETILYGLLVVQKR